A single region of the Yersinia entomophaga genome encodes:
- the uspB gene encoding universal stress protein UspB: MISTVALFWALCVVCVVNMARYYSSLRALLVVLRGCDPLLYQYVDGGGFFTSHGQPSKQIRLVRYIYAQRYTDHHDPEFIRRCERLRGQFILTSALCGLVVVSLMALALWY, from the coding sequence ATGATCAGTACCGTCGCGCTTTTCTGGGCTTTATGTGTGGTGTGCGTGGTGAATATGGCGCGTTATTATTCGTCTCTACGTGCGCTATTAGTGGTGTTACGCGGCTGTGATCCATTGCTGTATCAATATGTGGATGGGGGCGGTTTTTTCACCTCTCACGGACAACCCAGTAAACAAATTCGGCTAGTGCGTTATATCTACGCCCAGCGTTATACCGACCACCACGATCCGGAATTTATCCGTCGCTGTGAAAGACTGCGCGGCCAGTTCATTCTCACCAGCGCCCTGTGCGGCTTGGTCGTTGTCAGCTTGATGGCGCTGGCTCTATGGTACTGA
- the uspA gene encoding universal stress protein UspA — protein MAYKHILIAVDLSPESKVLVEKAVSMAKPYNAKVSLIHVDVNYSDLYTGLIDVNLGDMQKRISEETHSALTELSQNAGYPITETLSGSGDLGQVLVDAIKKYDIDLVLCGHHQDFWSKLMSSARQLINTVHVDMLIVPLKDEDDE, from the coding sequence ATGGCTTACAAACACATTCTGATTGCGGTAGACCTGTCTCCGGAAAGCAAGGTGTTGGTTGAAAAAGCGGTCTCCATGGCCAAACCATACAATGCCAAAGTGTCCCTGATCCATGTGGATGTTAACTATTCGGATCTCTATACCGGCCTGATCGACGTTAATTTGGGCGACATGCAGAAACGTATTTCTGAAGAAACCCACAGCGCGCTGACCGAGCTATCCCAAAATGCAGGTTATCCAATCACTGAAACCTTAAGCGGTAGCGGCGATTTGGGCCAGGTTCTGGTTGATGCGATTAAAAAATACGATATCGATCTGGTGCTGTGTGGTCACCATCAAGACTTCTGGAGCAAGCTGATGTCCTCTGCTCGCCAGCTGATTAATACCGTTCACGTCGACATGTTGATCGTTCCGTTGAAAGACGAAGATGACGAATAA
- the gdhA gene encoding NADP-specific glutamate dehydrogenase: MNDLASLESFLESLQQRDAHQPEFLQAVREVFTSLWPFLEQNPRYREQSLLERLVEPERVIQFRVSWVDDKGQVQVNRAWRVQFSSAIGPYKGGMRFHPSVNLSILKFLGFEQTFKNALTTLPMGGGKGGSDFNPKGKSQAEVMRFCQALMTELYRHLGPDTDVPAGDIGVGSREVGFMTGMMKKLSNNTACVFTGKGLSFGGSLIRPEATGYGLVYFTDAMLKRHGLGFEGMKVAVSGAGNVAQYTIEKAMELGARVITVSDSGGTLVDEAGFTPEKLAHLSEIKNQRYGRVEDYARERNLTYLTGEQPWNVPVDIALPCATQNELDLPAARQLIANGVKAVAEGANMPTTIQATDAFIEAGVLFAPGKAANAGGVATSGLEMAQNAARLSWKSEKVDVRLRHIMLDIHQSCVEFGGEGKQTQYVHGANIAGFVKVADAMLAQGVL; this comes from the coding sequence ATGAATGATTTAGCCTCTCTGGAGTCGTTTCTAGAATCTTTACAACAACGTGATGCCCACCAGCCGGAATTCCTTCAGGCAGTCCGTGAAGTTTTCACCTCCCTATGGCCATTCCTGGAACAGAATCCGCGCTATCGCGAGCAAAGTCTGCTGGAGCGTCTGGTTGAACCTGAGCGAGTCATCCAGTTCCGCGTATCGTGGGTTGATGATAAAGGTCAGGTACAGGTTAACCGCGCGTGGCGGGTGCAGTTCAGCTCCGCAATCGGCCCTTACAAAGGCGGGATGCGCTTCCATCCATCGGTAAATCTTTCGATTCTGAAATTCCTCGGCTTTGAGCAAACTTTCAAAAATGCTCTCACCACCCTGCCAATGGGTGGCGGAAAAGGTGGATCCGACTTCAACCCTAAAGGGAAAAGTCAGGCTGAAGTCATGCGTTTCTGTCAGGCATTGATGACCGAACTCTATCGTCATCTTGGCCCAGACACCGACGTGCCAGCCGGTGATATCGGCGTTGGCAGTCGTGAAGTTGGATTTATGACCGGCATGATGAAAAAGCTGTCCAACAACACCGCCTGCGTGTTCACTGGCAAAGGTTTGTCCTTCGGTGGCAGTCTGATTCGCCCAGAAGCTACCGGCTACGGTCTGGTTTATTTCACCGACGCTATGTTGAAACGCCACGGTTTGGGATTTGAAGGCATGAAAGTGGCAGTATCCGGCGCGGGTAACGTAGCGCAGTATACCATTGAGAAAGCAATGGAATTGGGCGCGCGCGTGATTACCGTTTCCGATTCTGGCGGCACTCTGGTAGATGAGGCTGGCTTTACGCCAGAAAAACTGGCCCACCTGTCTGAAATCAAAAACCAACGTTATGGCCGCGTGGAAGATTATGCCCGCGAGCGCAATCTGACCTATCTGACGGGTGAGCAGCCTTGGAACGTGCCGGTAGACATTGCTCTGCCTTGCGCGACCCAAAATGAATTGGATCTGCCCGCCGCTCGTCAGCTTATCGCCAACGGTGTGAAAGCCGTCGCGGAAGGCGCAAATATGCCAACGACCATTCAGGCCACTGATGCTTTTATCGAAGCTGGCGTGCTGTTTGCTCCGGGTAAGGCTGCCAATGCCGGCGGCGTTGCCACATCGGGTTTGGAAATGGCGCAGAATGCGGCACGCCTGAGCTGGAAATCAGAGAAAGTGGATGTGCGTTTACGTCACATCATGCTGGATATTCACCAGTCTTGCGTGGAATTCGGCGGAGAAGGAAAACAAACGCAATACGTTCACGGTGCCAATATCGCAGGCTTTGTAAAAGTTGCTGATGCCATGCTGGCGCAGGGCGTGCTTTAA
- the rsmJ gene encoding 16S rRNA (guanine(1516)-N(2))-methyltransferase RsmJ, which produces MSIRLICEEGADPGTLSILAERWGLISDEQATMALVLTPTQLELRKLDEPKLGGIFVDFVSGTLAHRRRFGGGRGEAVAKAVGIKKGYLPNVVDATAGLGRDAFVLAALGCKVRMLERNPVVAALLDDGLRRGYQDPEIGGWLQERMTLLHASSLTALADLDPRPEVVYLDPMYPHRQKSALVKKEMRVFQSLVGADEDADGLLAPARALATKRVVVKRPDYAEPLAGVPAQAAITTKSHRFDLYLP; this is translated from the coding sequence GTGAGTATTCGTTTAATTTGTGAAGAAGGTGCCGATCCCGGCACCTTATCTATTCTGGCTGAACGCTGGGGTTTGATTTCTGACGAGCAGGCGACGATGGCGCTGGTGTTAACGCCAACGCAATTGGAGCTGCGTAAGTTGGATGAACCCAAGCTCGGCGGGATTTTTGTCGATTTTGTTTCCGGTACTCTGGCTCATCGCCGTCGGTTTGGCGGCGGACGCGGTGAGGCGGTGGCGAAAGCCGTTGGTATCAAAAAAGGCTATTTGCCGAACGTGGTAGACGCAACCGCCGGTTTGGGGCGCGACGCTTTTGTTTTGGCGGCTTTGGGCTGCAAAGTCCGGATGCTGGAGCGGAACCCGGTAGTGGCTGCGTTGCTGGATGATGGCCTGCGGCGGGGTTATCAGGACCCTGAAATCGGTGGCTGGTTACAGGAACGTATGACTTTGCTACATGCTTCCAGCCTAACGGCGTTGGCCGATCTCGATCCGCGTCCAGAAGTGGTTTATCTCGATCCTATGTATCCGCACCGGCAGAAAAGCGCGTTGGTGAAGAAAGAAATGCGAGTGTTTCAGTCATTGGTTGGCGCGGATGAGGATGCTGATGGACTATTGGCCCCGGCGCGCGCACTGGCCACCAAAAGAGTGGTAGTGAAGCGGCCTGACTACGCTGAACCTTTGGCTGGCGTGCCCGCTCAGGCCGCCATTACGACCAAAAGTCACCGTTTCGATCTGTATTTGCCTTAG
- the prlC gene encoding oligopeptidase A: MTNPLLTPFSLPPFSAIRPEDIVPAVQSALDECRQSVERVVAQPGPFTWDNLCQPLAESDGRLSRIWSPVGHLNAVKNSPELRTAYEQSLPLLSEYGTWVGQHKGLYQAYVSLKEGPGFAELTPPQRKAVENALRDFQLSGIGLPEEQQKRYGEIVARLSELGSTYSNNVLDATMGWTKLITDEKELAGLPESALAAARAMAEAKELDGWLLTLDMPSYLPVMTYADNAALREEMYRAFATRASDQGPNAGKWDNSEIMAEILTLRHELAQLLGFESYADHSLATKMAEDPQQVLNFLNDLAKRARPQAEEELAQLRAFAKQHFGVSELAAWDIPYYSEKQKQHLFSISDEQLRPYFPEQRVVEGLFEVVKRIYGITAKERQGVDTWHPDVRFFDLFDAQGELRGSFYLDLYAREHKRGGAWMGDCIDSLRLANGELQKPVAYLVCNFNGPVGDKPALFTHNEVTTLFHEFGHGLHHMLTQIDTAGVSGISGVPWDAVELPSQFMENWCWEPEALAFISGHYQTNEPLPQEMLDKMLAAKNYQAALFILRQLEFGLFDFRMHFEFDPAKGAQILSTLQEVKKQVAVVPSPSWGRFPHAFSHIFAGGYAAGYYSYLWAEVLSADAFSRFEEEGIFNAETGQSFLDNILSRGGSEEPMTLFKRFRGREPQLDAMLRHYGIKG, encoded by the coding sequence ATGACAAATCCGCTGTTGACTCCGTTCTCCTTGCCGCCGTTTTCGGCTATCCGCCCTGAAGATATCGTGCCTGCGGTGCAATCCGCTTTAGATGAATGTCGTCAATCGGTGGAGCGGGTTGTGGCCCAACCGGGTCCTTTCACCTGGGATAATCTGTGCCAGCCGCTGGCAGAATCCGACGGCCGTCTCTCTCGCATCTGGTCGCCTGTCGGCCATTTAAACGCGGTAAAAAATAGCCCGGAATTGCGTACCGCCTACGAGCAAAGCCTGCCGCTGCTGTCTGAATACGGCACCTGGGTTGGCCAGCATAAAGGTTTATATCAGGCTTACGTCAGCCTGAAAGAAGGCCCCGGCTTTGCCGAATTGACTCCGCCGCAGCGTAAAGCGGTGGAGAATGCGCTGCGTGATTTCCAATTGTCCGGTATTGGTTTACCGGAAGAGCAGCAAAAACGTTACGGTGAAATCGTGGCGCGTCTGTCCGAGCTGGGTTCGACCTACAGCAATAATGTGCTGGATGCCACTATGGGCTGGACCAAACTGATTACCGATGAGAAAGAGCTGGCTGGTTTGCCGGAAAGCGCTCTGGCCGCCGCTCGCGCGATGGCCGAAGCCAAAGAGCTGGATGGCTGGCTGCTGACGTTGGATATGCCGAGCTATCTACCGGTGATGACTTACGCGGATAACGCCGCGCTGCGTGAAGAAATGTATCGCGCGTTTGCAACCCGGGCCTCCGATCAGGGGCCGAACGCCGGTAAGTGGGATAACAGCGAAATCATGGCTGAAATCCTGACTCTGCGCCACGAACTGGCTCAGTTATTAGGATTTGAAAGCTATGCCGATCATTCATTGGCGACCAAAATGGCTGAAGATCCGCAGCAAGTGCTGAATTTTCTGAATGATCTGGCCAAACGTGCACGTCCGCAGGCAGAAGAAGAGCTGGCGCAGCTGCGTGCTTTTGCCAAACAACACTTCGGTGTCAGCGAGTTAGCGGCGTGGGATATTCCTTACTATTCCGAGAAACAAAAGCAGCATTTATTCTCCATCAGCGACGAGCAACTGCGCCCTTACTTCCCGGAACAGCGCGTGGTAGAAGGTCTGTTCGAGGTCGTGAAACGCATTTACGGTATTACCGCCAAAGAGCGGCAGGGCGTGGATACTTGGCATCCGGACGTGCGTTTCTTCGATCTGTTTGATGCTCAGGGCGAGCTGCGCGGCAGCTTCTATCTGGACTTGTACGCTCGCGAACACAAACGCGGCGGTGCGTGGATGGGCGATTGTATCGACAGTCTGCGTCTGGCTAACGGTGAGCTGCAAAAGCCGGTGGCTTATCTGGTGTGCAACTTCAATGGCCCGGTCGGTGATAAACCGGCGCTGTTTACCCATAATGAAGTCACGACTCTATTCCATGAATTTGGCCACGGTTTGCACCATATGCTGACCCAAATTGATACCGCCGGTGTTTCCGGCATCAGCGGTGTGCCTTGGGATGCGGTCGAGCTGCCGAGCCAGTTTATGGAAAACTGGTGCTGGGAGCCGGAGGCGCTGGCGTTTATCTCTGGCCATTATCAAACCAATGAGCCTTTGCCGCAGGAAATGCTGGATAAGATGCTGGCGGCGAAAAACTATCAGGCGGCGCTGTTTATCCTGCGTCAGCTCGAATTCGGACTGTTTGATTTCCGTATGCATTTCGAGTTTGATCCGGCTAAAGGTGCGCAGATTCTGTCAACCTTACAGGAAGTGAAAAAACAGGTTGCCGTAGTGCCATCACCAAGCTGGGGTAGATTCCCCCATGCTTTCAGCCATATTTTTGCCGGTGGTTATGCGGCGGGTTATTACAGCTATCTGTGGGCAGAAGTGCTGTCGGCGGATGCGTTCTCCCGCTTTGAAGAAGAGGGCATTTTCAACGCTGAAACAGGCCAATCTTTCCTCGACAATATTTTATCTCGCGGTGGTTCCGAGGAGCCGATGACGTTGTTCAAACGCTTCCGTGGGCGCGAGCCGCAGTTGGATGCTATGCTGCGCCACTACGGTATTAAAGGTTAA
- a CDS encoding 23S rRNA (adenine(2030)-N(6))-methyltransferase RlmJ: MLSYRHSFHAGNHADVLKHTVQSLIIESLKEKEKPFLYLDTHAGAGRYQLSGEHAERTGEYLEGIAKIWQRDDLPADLAPYMSAINALNHNGQLRYYPGSPLIARHLLREYDKISLTELHPSDYPMLRKEFAKDERSKVQRADGYQQLKAQLPPQSRRGFVLMDPPYEMKTDYQDVVKGIQEGYKRFATGTYALWYPVVLRQQIKRLLRELEATGIRRILQIELAVRPDSDQHGMTASGMIVINPPWKLEKQMTDLLPWLHKALVPSGHGHTLVKWVVPE; the protein is encoded by the coding sequence ATGTTAAGTTATCGCCACAGTTTTCACGCAGGCAACCATGCCGACGTACTCAAACATACTGTTCAAAGCCTGATTATTGAGTCTTTGAAAGAAAAAGAAAAACCTTTCCTTTATCTAGATACCCACGCTGGCGCAGGCCGCTATCAGCTAAGCGGCGAGCACGCCGAACGCACTGGGGAATATCTGGAAGGTATCGCCAAGATTTGGCAACGAGATGATTTACCGGCTGATTTAGCTCCGTATATGAGCGCCATTAATGCGTTGAATCACAACGGGCAGCTACGTTATTACCCTGGTTCGCCGCTGATCGCCCGTCATTTGCTACGTGAATATGACAAAATCAGCCTAACCGAGCTGCATCCCAGCGATTACCCGATGCTGCGTAAAGAATTTGCCAAAGACGAACGCTCCAAAGTGCAACGCGCCGACGGTTACCAGCAACTGAAAGCTCAGTTACCACCGCAGTCTCGCCGCGGTTTTGTGCTAATGGATCCGCCTTATGAAATGAAAACCGATTATCAGGACGTGGTAAAAGGGATTCAGGAAGGTTATAAGCGCTTTGCGACCGGTACTTACGCTTTATGGTATCCAGTGGTATTACGCCAGCAAATCAAACGATTACTGCGTGAACTAGAAGCCACGGGCATCCGCCGGATTCTGCAAATCGAACTGGCGGTACGTCCGGATAGCGATCAACACGGTATGACTGCCTCTGGCATGATCGTAATTAACCCGCCGTGGAAGTTGGAAAAACAAATGACCGATCTGCTACCTTGGCTGCATAAAGCGCTAGTACCCTCTGGTCACGGCCACACCTTGGTAAAATGGGTCGTGCCGGAATAA